The sequence below is a genomic window from Humulus lupulus chromosome 3, drHumLupu1.1, whole genome shotgun sequence.
AGGATTGTATCTGAAACAACAcacttaactttatttatttatagtaACATATCATCACAATTAAGAACTGATGCATTTAAATAAGTAGATGTATTCAAACACGGCAGATGATTACTTGCCTCAAATGCTTCATTGGCGTCACCATCAATAACTAAGAAAAGTGGTCTTCTTGTAAATGGAACCAAGTCACTGGGATAAATGCAATTTATTCCTGTAAAATGATTCTTTTGACATTAGAATAACCAAAAATCCTGACTCAAGTTAATGATAAAATTGAGTCTTCATCTCATGTATAAGAATTCAATACTGAAAATGCGATATAAATCAAATAGTAAATGTCACCAATGATATTCAATAACTTTTTCTTGATGTATTTCATTTGTATAGAAAATCAATAATAAATCTTAAACTTAATCAAGGgcaaaaattttaaaaacaaagaaTACGAGAACAATCATACAGTGAGTACAAAATCGTGCATATATTCTcagcaaaaaaataaaattgtgtaTAGAGTATGTACCTCCATTTCCACGAGACCCAAACTGTAAACAACCAGAATCTAATGCTGAGCTATATTCTTCAGACTGTTCGGAAGAAGGGTCTGGTCTTTCAGACACAGATCCTAGTGGAGAAGGGGAGGTGGCATGAGAGTACCGAGGAGCACCTGTAGGAGACAGAAATATTTCTGTTTCTgaaacaatacaaataaataaagaacTTTCTACAAATTATAACATAATTAACAATAATGAggtaaaaagttaaaaaaaaaaggaaataaaccTGAAGCTGACAAGTAAATTAATAAAACTCCGTCAGGAGGGAGCTCCTCACATATTGTGGCCACAACCTGCCATAAGAAAGCAGAcacatataaatttaaataatcttaAGAGCACAACAATTCTGAAATAATATAAAGCAGACCAACAACTTCAACTAACAGTAGCAGATATAAATAGCCTTCTCAAACTAGATTTCATGATTTTTGCAAGCAAACTTAAAGATGCCAAAACTTTAACTTAACTAGTAAACAAATAAATACAAgcataaaagaaaaggaaaggaggAATGTAAACTGCAATCAGCTAGCATATTTGCAATTATGGTGTCCTTGACATGATGAATTAAATTGAACATAAGTTTGTCATGATATCTatgattattatttattatttctttaatGTGAAATCTCTATGATTTCTTTAATCATTTTTTAATGTCATAGATAATTTCGAAGTTTTCCATAATCCTGAGATATCCAAAATGAACGTAACTTTTAGTGTAAGATGGAAAACAGAAGTAATAGCCCCATAGCAGGGGGGAATATTAGGAGTCTAGGTGTTATAAAACTACATAGCCATTGAAATTATTTAACAACTCTTGCAACATTATGTGTTATAATGGTAAAGAGTATCAGTGAAAACTACTGCGattaatatttatataagttagaaaTCTACTTCAATTCCATATATAGATGAAAGTTGAAAATTGTAGAGAGCCTTATTGAAAATCTATATTAAAACAGGTAATTGTTGGTTAATTACCTaatacaaaataaagaaaaaaaagagcATGCACATCAGCTTGTGCCATAGTCATACTCACAGCTAAAAAATGTGTGATGGAAGGACGATGTAAAACCGCCTTTCTAGGGTTAGGAGGCAGTGTAGGATCAAGAATATCTTTAGGTGCAGAAGAAGGCCCATTGTGACCATTCTTTGTTAGATTTGATTGATAAAATGAGCCACATGGTTCCCACTCCAGACACTGAAGCATTCTGAAAGTGTCAAGAGTGACCTCTGAAAACTTAACCTGTACCAAAGATAACAACAACAGGAATAAAGGTTCAAATCAATTAGCCATGGAATGAAGGTGCAATAATACCAAATAACAGCGAAACAAGAGTGTCAAAGcaatgtatttcgataaaacactgAATCAACTACCTTATTTGTCCTAGTTTATAATGACAGACTCTAATCAAGGATATCAATTAACAGCACCAAAACACAGAGAAATAAGCATTTACAATTTgaataaaaagaaagagaaggaaaaCCTTGATCGATACCTAACCTCATTGTGATGATAAGTGGCGAGAACAGCGTCTCGAAGTCTCAGATTCCTAGAACAAGTGTGTGGAGACAGTGAGTCCGAAAAAGAGTCCAACACAACACTATACCTGAGAGGCCTGATATTCATAAAATTGGTGTCATACTTCAAAAACCTAACCAGCTCCTGAAAAACCAACTTCCATTCCTTGAAGTCGGTTTCTTTGAAGGTCCTCTTGCACTCATCAAGCAAAAGCCTGAGCTGGTTAAGCAGTTGCTGAACCATTTCCCGCCGGTTCAAAAGCAAACACACCATCAGAAACCTGAAACACATTATCTGTTTATTCACAAGAAACACTGATTATCACTAAGCCGAATTGAGCAAGAAGGGCAGCAGCGTACCTTGAAATGAAGCGGAGGTGCTTGGAGGCGAGGGAGAGGTCGTGAGGGGGATTGGAGTGGGAGTGGGAGTGGAAATTGAAGTAGTCGCGAGTGAGAATGGCGTCGTAGAAAATGAAAGCCTCGTGGAGATAGCTGGCCTGACTGGTCCTCATGTAGTGAGCGAAGTAGAGCTGAGCAATCCGAGAAGCGATGTCGCCGATCTCGGACCTCTTGAGACCACTCTCGACAAGTTTCTGACGATTCTCCTGCTGGAACTTCCATACCTGAGTGTAGACCTTGAAGACCTTGTAGAAGTAAGCATCGTACTCTTGCCTGATCCCATCGATCGTCGTCGTCGTCAAAATCAAGTCAAAATTCAATACCCTAATCGTAATCGTAGTACCTAATAGTGTGATAATGATAGTACCTGTTGCGGTGGTAATAGGGAAGATCTCGGATTTTGGAGAACTTCTTATCGGCTTTGTGGACGAGTGACCAGAACACTTCGCTCGCCGGAACCACGCTGCTGTTGCTGCCACAGCTCTGCGGCTGAGCCTGAGCCTGACCTTGCATCATTTCATTTTTCATGTCGTTTGGATCATTCTTCCATGTCGTTTCGTTAATTTGAATTCTAGCTTAGCAGGACTCA
It includes:
- the LOC133824897 gene encoding uncharacterized protein LOC133824897 isoform X1, coding for MKNEMMQGQAQAQPQSCGSNSSVVPASEVFWSLVHKADKKFSKIRDLPYYHRNRQEYDAYFYKVFKVYTQVWKFQQENRQKLVESGLKRSEIGDIASRIAQLYFAHYMRTSQASYLHEAFIFYDAILTRDYFNFHSHSHSNPPHDLSLASKHLRFISRFLMVCLLLNRREMVQQLLNQLRLLLDECKRTFKETDFKEWKLVFQELVRFLKYDTNFMNIRPLRYSVVLDSFSDSLSPHTCSRNLRLRDAVLATYHHNEVKFSEVTLDTFRMLQCLEWEPCGSFYQSNLTKNGHNGPSSAPKDILDPTLPPNPRKAVLHRPSITHFLAVVATICEELPPDGVLLIYLSASETEIFLSPTGAPRYSHATSPSPLGSVSERPDPSSEQSEEYSSALDSGCLQFGSRGNGGINCIYPSDLVPFTRRPLFLVIDGDANEAFEAINGAEKGEMAAILLSPRTSYHCTSADSPRHSTGSLFTVFLTAPLQAFCLLLCISDSDVEMDTYVEAEKLLSSSLNDWGVNLAASDALHPVWAQILRDPFLRRLVLRFLFCRAVHALHAPTFNKDEFIPKSLPALPPSFLPSTVACQTLILQLANIFGATNSFIISDSLGLPENTCGDTDSMSSS
- the LOC133824897 gene encoding uncharacterized protein LOC133824897 isoform X2, with the translated sequence MKNEMMQGQAQAQPQSCGSNSSVVPASEVFWSLVHKADKKFSKIRDLPYYHRNRQEYDAYFYKVFKVYTQVWKFQQENRQKLVESGLKRSEIGDIASRIAQLYFAHYMRTSQASYLHEAFIFYDAILTRDYFNFHSHSHSNPPHDLSLASKHLRFISRFLMVCLLLNRREMVQQLLNQLRLLLDECKRTFKETDFKEWKLVFQELVRFLKYDTNFMNIRPLRYSVVLDSFSDSLSPHTCSRNLRLRDAVLATYHHNEVKFSEVTLDTFRMLQCLEWEPCGSFYQSNLTKNGHNGPSSAPKDILDPTLPPNPRKAVLHRPSITHFLAVVATICEELPPDGVLLIYLSASGAPRYSHATSPSPLGSVSERPDPSSEQSEEYSSALDSGCLQFGSRGNGGINCIYPSDLVPFTRRPLFLVIDGDANEAFEAINGAEKGEMAAILLSPRTSYHCTSADSPRHSTGSLFTVFLTAPLQAFCLLLCISDSDVEMDTYVEAEKLLSSSLNDWGVNLAASDALHPVWAQILRDPFLRRLVLRFLFCRAVHALHAPTFNKDEFIPKSLPALPPSFLPSTVACQTLILQLANIFGATNSFIISDSLGLPENTCGDTDSMSSS